Sequence from the Phragmites australis chromosome 11, lpPhrAust1.1, whole genome shotgun sequence genome:
AATCTCCTATTCCTACATAGGACACACTTGAGAGCTCAAGCCCTCAAGCCCCTCTACAATTTTTTAAAGAGGAATAAGAAGAGAAGAtatgagaaaaaagaaaaaaataggaaaagaagaagaaaagaccctACTTCTTAAATCCGTCACTGTCTAAAGTCAACAATGCCGCGCGACCTCGCCGGCTAGCGGCTACCACGACTTTCGAAGGAAAACACTCGCATTTCCCTCCCACCAGCAGCCCACCAGCCGCACGGCCCGCATCAGTCATCACTGCCACCATCCGCCAGTCCGTGCGCCGGCTGGAGTCGCATTGTCAACGACGGCCCAACGCGCATTGATCCGTGGCCTCCCACATTCCCCAGCAGAGAGAGGAGCAGAAACCTCACGCGTTCCCCGCCGTCTCCCACTCCGCTCCCACACCCAGGCGCGCGGCAAGGCAGACGCATCAAAACACACAGCAGCACGGCAGCGCGTCCAGTGCCCCGCCATAACTCCGGTTCCCCTTCTCggcttctcctccttccccgGCAGTTAATGCCGCCAACCACCAGATCCAGCCCCCCGGAAACAAATACCCTCTTCCCGTTCTGCCCCTCCCCCCCCCGCGCATCATGCCATTCCGCCCCACGATCATAcccccgccgctgccgccgacgAGGGGGATTGAGCCATGTCCATCCTCGACCCGCTCGCATCGCTCGGGCTCGGGTACGCCATCGCCATCGCGCTCGGCGTCCTCGTGCTCCTCGCGTCGGTGCTACTGGCATCCTACTTCTGCCTCCGCCGCGGGGCCGGCGAGGGGTTCGGCGGCGGCAACAGCTCCGCGCGGCACGCCgtctcctccgcctccagctCGGGGCACATATCCATCACCGTGCCCCGCGTCGTCTTCGTGGCGGACGACTACGACTCCCCGGGTTCCTCCTcccgcggcgccgccgccgcggcctcgcCCGTCGGCCTCGACCCCGCCGCCATCGCTTCGTACCCGAGGGTGCCCTTCTCCAGggccgcggcgggggcggaCGCCGAGGCCGCGTGCTCGATCTGCCTCAGCGAGTACAGGGAGGGCGAGATGCTGCGGGCGATGCCCGAGTGCAGGCACAGATTCCACCTCACGTGCCTCGACGCGTGGCTGCGGCGGAGCGCGTCGTGCCCCGTCTGCCGGTCCTCGCCCATCCCCACCCCCGTCTCCACCCCGCTCTCCACCCCACTCTCGGAGCTCGTCCCGCTGTCGCAGTACGCTGCCGACCGTCGCCGGAGCAGGTGACGGGGATTGTCATTTCACATTCTTCATTCTTTTCGTTTTAATCCCGTTTGCTGCTGTTTATCAACGATGGGATGCGGTGCTGGTTGTTGCATTGGTCGGGACAGGTTTGGGTGATCCATCGGTGATGCTTAGCGTATTCAATCTGGGCTAGAACTGCCATAACATGGAGAAAGTTTTGCTTGGTAGCAGCACATTGTTGGACTAAGGCAGGCAATCAGTGTACATACATTGTTCTTCCATTCTAATATAGCTTCTATCAAGTGAAGTTACCTGTGTCCTATAGTTCTATGTGCAAGATCAATCTCGAATCATCTTATTCCATTCATATGAATTATATATTGCAATGTACATGTATGGTGGCTACGGGCTACCTTACTTTGGTAGCAAGAACATGAAAGAAAACCTCCCTTTTCTCACAAATGTAGGGATATTTCTCTGTACGTAAGCTACTAGCATCTAAAAGGAAGCTCCTTATTGTAAGGGAAGGATGAGCATTCTTCAATAGAGCTCATTATTGAGATATTTCTGGGTCTTAGATACTTGTGACTCCTTCATGACTGATAATTTGGAGCGTTGAATCTTGCAGTCACGATGAATTAGCGTTCAACAAGATCGGTTATTTAACTTTGAGGAAAGTAATCAaatttgagataatttttatgtaCAGATTA
This genomic interval carries:
- the LOC133884832 gene encoding RING-H2 finger protein ATL67-like, which encodes MSILDPLASLGLGYAIAIALGVLVLLASVLLASYFCLRRGAGEGFGGGNSSARHAVSSASSSGHISITVPRVVFVADDYDSPGSSSRGAAAAASPVGLDPAAIASYPRVPFSRAAAGADAEAACSICLSEYREGEMLRAMPECRHRFHLTCLDAWLRRSASCPVCRSSPIPTPVSTPLSTPLSELVPLSQYAADRRRSR